The Candidatus Binataceae bacterium genome includes a window with the following:
- the cyaY gene encoding iron donor protein CyaY, with protein sequence MDDSEFLKAADECLGKVAKWLEGFDPDEADYSAADGSVSIEFPDGGKFILSRQSATRQVWLAAEAHGWHYNFDPPAERWKNDRDGHDLYERLAEVVGEKIGRSVEFAV encoded by the coding sequence ATGGACGACAGCGAATTTCTAAAGGCCGCCGATGAATGCCTCGGCAAGGTCGCGAAGTGGCTGGAAGGTTTCGATCCCGATGAGGCGGACTACTCGGCCGCGGACGGCTCCGTGAGCATCGAATTTCCCGACGGTGGCAAATTCATCTTAAGCCGCCAATCGGCCACTCGTCAGGTATGGTTGGCCGCCGAAGCACACGGGTGGCACTACAATTTCGATCCTCCGGCGGAACGTTGGAAGAACGACCGGGACGGACACGACCTTTATGAACGCCTTGCTGAAGTCGTCGGTGAAAAAATTGGTCGTTCGGTGGAATTCGCAGTGTGA
- the groES gene encoding co-chaperone GroES has protein sequence MKIRPLGDRILVRRIKEEEKTKGGIIIPDTAKEKPQEGKVVAVGKGKTNEKDGKLIPLEVKAGDKILFGKYSGSEIKLEGEEHLILREDDILGILE, from the coding sequence ATGAAGATTAGACCACTGGGCGATCGCATACTGGTCAGGCGAATCAAGGAAGAGGAAAAGACCAAGGGCGGCATCATCATCCCCGACACGGCGAAAGAGAAGCCGCAGGAAGGGAAGGTCGTCGCGGTTGGGAAGGGTAAGACCAACGAGAAAGACGGCAAGCTCATCCCGCTCGAGGTGAAAGCGGGCGACAAGATCCTGTTCGGAAAATATTCCGGCAGCGAGATCAAGCTCGAGGGTGAAGAGCATCTCATCCTGCGCGAGGACGACATTCTCGGGATTCTCGAGTAG
- the groL gene encoding chaperonin GroEL (60 kDa chaperone family; promotes refolding of misfolded polypeptides especially under stressful conditions; forms two stacked rings of heptamers to form a barrel-shaped 14mer; ends can be capped by GroES; misfolded proteins enter the barrel where they are refolded when GroES binds) produces the protein MPAKIVRFSQEAREKIQKGVNVLADAVTVTLGPKGRNVVLEKSFGAPTVTKDGVTVAKEIELEDRFENMGAQMVKEVASKTSDVAGDGTTTATVLARSIYSEGIKMVAAGHDPMSLKRGIDRAVEAITGELKGLSKPTKDRKEIAQVCTISANNDSTIGEIIAEAMEKVGKEGVITVEEARSLETQLEVVEGMQFDRGYLSPYFVTDPERMEAKLEDAYILIHEKKISSMKDLLPILETIAKTGKPFILIAEDIEGEALATLVVNKIRGTLACVAVKAPGFGDRRKAMLEDIAILTGGKPIAEELGIKLENVTLQDLGRAKRLVVDKDNSTIIDGAGKKADIEARIKQIRAQIEETTSDYDREKLQERLAKLVGGVAVIRVGAATEVEMKEKKARVEDALHAGRAAVEEGMVPGGGVALVRAASALDGLRANEGEKVGIGIVKRAVDGPAWWIATNSGWEGSVVVDKIKNNKGSFGFNAASEEFEDLTKAGIMDPTKVVRSALQNAASVASLLLTTECMVAEKPEENKPAGPAMPPGGMM, from the coding sequence ATGCCCGCGAAAATAGTCCGTTTTTCCCAGGAGGCGCGAGAAAAGATCCAAAAAGGGGTCAACGTGCTCGCCGATGCAGTGACCGTCACGCTCGGACCCAAGGGCCGCAACGTCGTGCTCGAGAAGAGCTTCGGCGCGCCGACCGTGACCAAGGACGGCGTGACCGTGGCGAAGGAAATCGAGCTTGAAGACAGGTTCGAGAACATGGGCGCGCAGATGGTCAAAGAGGTCGCCTCGAAGACCTCCGACGTCGCCGGCGACGGCACCACCACCGCCACCGTGCTCGCGCGCTCCATCTATAGCGAAGGAATTAAGATGGTCGCGGCCGGACACGACCCGATGTCGCTCAAGCGGGGAATCGATCGCGCGGTCGAAGCGATTACCGGCGAGCTCAAGGGGCTCTCGAAGCCGACCAAGGATCGCAAGGAAATTGCGCAGGTCTGCACCATTTCCGCCAACAACGATTCGACCATCGGCGAGATCATCGCCGAGGCGATGGAGAAAGTGGGCAAGGAAGGCGTCATCACGGTCGAGGAGGCGCGGTCGCTCGAGACCCAGCTCGAAGTGGTCGAGGGGATGCAGTTCGACCGCGGCTATCTGTCGCCGTACTTCGTGACCGATCCGGAGCGGATGGAGGCGAAGCTCGAGGACGCTTACATTCTGATCCACGAGAAGAAGATCTCCTCGATGAAGGATCTGCTGCCAATCCTCGAGACCATTGCGAAGACCGGCAAACCCTTCATCCTCATCGCCGAAGATATCGAAGGCGAGGCCCTCGCGACGCTGGTCGTGAACAAGATTCGCGGCACGCTGGCGTGCGTCGCGGTCAAAGCGCCGGGCTTCGGCGACCGCCGCAAGGCGATGCTCGAAGACATCGCGATCCTCACCGGCGGCAAGCCGATCGCGGAAGAGCTCGGCATCAAGCTCGAGAACGTCACCCTTCAGGACCTCGGCCGAGCCAAGCGACTGGTCGTGGACAAGGACAACTCGACCATCATCGACGGCGCGGGCAAGAAGGCTGACATCGAAGCGCGCATCAAGCAGATTCGCGCGCAGATCGAGGAGACCACCTCTGACTACGATCGCGAGAAGCTGCAGGAGCGGCTGGCGAAGCTGGTCGGCGGGGTCGCGGTCATCCGCGTGGGCGCGGCGACGGAAGTGGAAATGAAGGAAAAGAAGGCGCGCGTCGAAGACGCGCTGCACGCGGGCCGCGCCGCTGTCGAAGAGGGGATGGTCCCTGGCGGCGGCGTCGCTCTGGTTCGCGCGGCGAGCGCCTTGGACGGGCTGCGCGCGAACGAGGGCGAAAAGGTCGGCATCGGGATCGTGAAGCGCGCGGTGGATGGGCCCGCGTGGTGGATCGCGACCAACTCCGGCTGGGAAGGCTCAGTGGTGGTCGACAAGATCAAGAACAACAAGGGGTCGTTCGGATTCAACGCGGCCAGCGAGGAGTTCGAAGATCTCACCAAGGCCGGCATCATGGATCCGACCAAGGTGGTGCGAAGCGCGCTCCAGAATGCAGCGTCAGTCGCAAGCTTGTTGCTTACGACCGAATGCATGGTTGCGGAGAAGCCCGAGGAGAACAAGCCGGCTGGGCCGGCGATGCCTCCGGGTGGCATGATGTAA
- a CDS encoding DNA repair exonuclease, protein MPDLPNRPLRFLHTSDVHLETDTFGAGPRGEELRQRVRAAFASVIELANARAADLLLIVGDLFDSSRVTEEGLAFALGTIAKARMPVVMIPGNHDAHDERSIYAPLAPSALPENLHLILEPAGRLIELPQLATRVWGRAMVEHSPDYRPLSGIPAPQPDRWNIALAHGFFMEDGDMQRSSPITAEEIAASRHHYIALGHVHVWNDVSQGATRAFYCGTPAPLYSGDHSGWVAWVECIPGEPLRVEQVIVK, encoded by the coding sequence GTGCCTGATTTGCCCAATCGTCCTCTGCGTTTCCTGCATACTTCCGACGTTCATCTGGAGACCGATACGTTCGGCGCCGGACCCCGGGGCGAGGAACTTCGCCAGCGGGTACGCGCGGCGTTCGCGAGCGTGATCGAGCTGGCGAACGCCCGGGCCGCAGACCTGCTGTTGATCGTGGGAGATCTCTTTGATTCGAGCCGCGTCACCGAGGAAGGCCTCGCGTTTGCGCTGGGAACCATCGCCAAGGCGCGCATGCCGGTGGTCATGATCCCGGGAAATCACGATGCGCACGACGAGCGATCGATTTATGCCCCGCTCGCGCCATCCGCGCTACCCGAAAATCTGCATCTGATTCTCGAGCCGGCGGGGCGCCTGATTGAGTTGCCCCAGCTCGCGACTCGGGTCTGGGGCCGCGCGATGGTGGAGCATTCGCCCGACTACCGTCCGCTGTCCGGAATCCCTGCGCCGCAGCCGGACCGGTGGAATATCGCGCTGGCGCATGGATTCTTCATGGAAGATGGCGACATGCAGCGGTCTTCGCCGATTACCGCCGAAGAGATCGCGGCCTCGCGCCACCACTACATCGCGCTCGGTCACGTGCACGTATGGAACGACGTATCGCAGGGCGCGACGCGCGCGTTCTACTGCGGAACCCCGGCGCCCCTGTACTCCGGCGACCATTCGGGATGGGTCGCCTGGGTCGAGTGTATCCCCGGCGAGCCGCTGCGGGTCGAGCAAGTGATCGTAAAATAG
- the aroF gene encoding 3-deoxy-7-phosphoheptulonate synthase — translation MIVVLKPHVTEEQIATIVKMVEELDYRAHVIHGVERTVVACVGEERGEHQLGHLESLAFVDRVMPVLRSFKLAAREVRPEGSRIKVDGVEIGGNRLAVIAGPCAVESREQVEAAAAGVKQGGAHLLRGGAFKPRTSPYAFQGMEDEGLRLLEAAGRKVGLPVVTEIMDPHDIDLVVEHADMLQVGARNAQNFSLLRRLGRIKKPVLLKRGMSTKLEEFLMAAEYILSEGNPNVVLCERGIRTFETATRNTLDLNAVPLLKEWTHLPVLVDPSHGTGIWSLVTPMALASVAAGADGLLIEVHPNPSAARSDGPQQLKPERFADLMKSLAPVAQALGRSL, via the coding sequence TTGATAGTCGTACTCAAACCGCACGTTACCGAAGAGCAGATCGCGACCATAGTCAAGATGGTCGAGGAGCTCGACTATCGTGCGCACGTCATTCATGGGGTGGAGCGAACCGTCGTCGCGTGCGTCGGCGAAGAACGCGGGGAGCATCAGCTCGGGCACCTGGAATCGCTGGCCTTTGTGGATCGCGTTATGCCGGTGCTGCGGTCGTTCAAGCTCGCGGCGCGCGAGGTTCGCCCCGAAGGGTCGCGGATCAAGGTCGACGGGGTGGAAATCGGCGGCAACCGTCTAGCCGTGATCGCCGGCCCCTGCGCGGTGGAGAGCAGGGAGCAGGTGGAGGCGGCGGCCGCGGGCGTCAAGCAGGGTGGAGCACATCTGTTGCGCGGGGGCGCGTTCAAGCCTCGCACTTCTCCCTATGCGTTCCAGGGGATGGAGGACGAGGGGCTCCGGTTGCTGGAGGCGGCGGGCCGTAAGGTCGGGCTTCCGGTGGTTACCGAAATCATGGATCCGCACGACATCGATCTGGTCGTCGAACATGCGGATATGCTCCAGGTCGGTGCGCGCAATGCGCAGAATTTTTCGCTCCTGCGGAGACTCGGCAGAATCAAGAAACCGGTCCTGCTGAAACGCGGGATGTCCACCAAGCTCGAGGAATTTCTGATGGCCGCCGAGTATATCCTGAGCGAGGGTAACCCCAACGTCGTGTTGTGCGAGCGCGGAATTCGCACCTTTGAGACCGCGACGCGTAACACGCTCGATTTAAATGCGGTGCCGCTGCTCAAGGAATGGACCCATCTTCCGGTGCTGGTCGATCCGAGCCACGGCACCGGCATATGGTCGCTAGTCACCCCGATGGCGCTGGCTTCGGTAGCGGCCGGCGCTGACGGATTGCTTATCGAGGTTCATCCCAATCCCTCGGCAGCCCGCTCCGACGGGCCGCAGCAGCTGAAACCCGAGCGCTTTGCGGACTTGATGAAGTCGCTTGCCCCGGTCGCCCAAGCGCTTGGCCGATCATTGTGA
- a CDS encoding ABC transporter permease: protein MLEAFLSSSIGMATPILLAALGELLVEESGIINVGIEGAMLCGAFFALAVAYFSGSTILGLGAGMAAGLAINAILAVLVVNLTVNQVVAGTALDIFALGVTGVFYRKLFGITGKAFIVTLIPKLRFGRLTDIPILGGALFNHNMLVYLAFALVPITGYLLWRTRYGLSLRAAGERPEAADSLGLDVYRLRWQALLVAGLLTGLGGAYLTLAYAGTFVENISAGRGYVALAVVILGRWKPWGLAAASILFGAAMALQFGLQAFGTSIPYQIFLALPYALTLAVLAAVGGQAASPSALGEPYRRL from the coding sequence ATGCTTGAGGCGTTCCTCAGCTCGAGCATCGGGATGGCCACGCCGATTTTGCTGGCGGCGTTGGGCGAGCTGCTGGTCGAGGAATCGGGGATCATCAATGTCGGCATCGAGGGCGCGATGCTGTGTGGCGCGTTCTTCGCGCTCGCGGTCGCGTATTTCTCCGGCTCGACCATCCTCGGGCTGGGGGCCGGAATGGCCGCAGGTCTGGCGATTAATGCGATTCTCGCAGTGCTGGTGGTCAACCTGACGGTGAATCAGGTCGTCGCCGGAACCGCGCTCGATATCTTCGCACTGGGTGTCACCGGGGTTTTCTATCGCAAACTCTTCGGGATTACCGGCAAGGCCTTTATCGTGACGCTGATTCCCAAGCTGCGGTTTGGGAGGCTAACCGATATTCCGATACTGGGTGGGGCTCTGTTCAACCACAATATGCTGGTTTACCTGGCCTTCGCATTAGTACCAATCACCGGCTACCTGCTGTGGCGGACGCGCTACGGACTTTCGCTGCGCGCAGCCGGTGAGCGCCCGGAAGCTGCGGATTCGTTGGGGCTCGATGTATATCGACTGCGATGGCAAGCGCTGCTGGTGGCGGGACTTCTGACCGGACTGGGGGGCGCGTATCTCACCCTCGCATATGCGGGTACCTTCGTTGAGAATATCTCGGCGGGCCGCGGCTACGTCGCTCTGGCGGTTGTCATCCTCGGGAGATGGAAACCGTGGGGGCTGGCCGCCGCATCAATCCTCTTTGGTGCCGCGATGGCATTGCAGTTCGGCCTGCAAGCTTTCGGGACGAGCATTCCATATCAGATCTTCTTGGCGCTGCCGTATGCGCTCACCCTGGCCGTGCTCGCCGCGGTGGGCGGCCAGGCCGCGTCGCCTTCGGCGTTGGGCGAACCCTATCGGCGTTTGTGA
- a CDS encoding ABC transporter permease, with protein sequence MILSSLARAVAAILLAGVILAGVLLALGASPAGVFMALAQGAFGNWYALTDTVVKSTPLIFTGLAISVSFSGALWNIGADGQLVVGALAAGAIGPHLEGCPRPLAIAIILIAGALGGAAWGGICGWLRAHRDTNEVISTIMMNFVAAQLLSWSVHGPLIEASGAYPASTPIAESAHMYMFFPPSRVNLGIVIAIVLAIACSLLLFKTAVGFQLRAMGRNRRAATFFGIPIARLTVTILALSGALAGIGGAVQVSAITHRLYEKMSPGWGFEAIAVALIARLNPIGIVASALLFGALDNGSQAMQRAQGVSAELVQVIQALVIMILLAFDTPVLAQLWSALGRSKVAAAGAVSEVPNA encoded by the coding sequence GTGATTCTGTCCTCGCTCGCCCGTGCCGTGGCCGCGATTCTGCTCGCCGGCGTGATTCTCGCCGGGGTGCTGCTGGCGCTGGGAGCGTCGCCGGCAGGGGTCTTCATGGCGCTGGCACAGGGCGCTTTCGGCAACTGGTATGCGCTGACCGACACTGTGGTCAAATCCACGCCGTTGATTTTCACCGGGCTTGCTATCTCGGTCTCCTTCTCGGGCGCATTGTGGAACATCGGAGCGGATGGACAACTCGTCGTGGGCGCACTGGCAGCCGGCGCGATCGGGCCCCATCTCGAAGGATGTCCGAGGCCTCTCGCGATCGCGATCATCTTGATCGCGGGGGCCTTGGGTGGGGCCGCGTGGGGCGGAATCTGCGGCTGGCTTCGCGCGCATCGCGATACCAACGAAGTCATCAGCACCATCATGATGAATTTCGTCGCAGCGCAACTGCTGAGTTGGTCGGTGCATGGTCCGCTGATCGAAGCCTCGGGCGCCTATCCCGCCAGCACCCCAATCGCCGAAAGCGCGCACATGTACATGTTCTTTCCTCCCAGCCGCGTGAACCTGGGAATCGTGATCGCGATCGTGCTCGCAATTGCGTGTTCGCTGCTGCTGTTCAAAACCGCCGTGGGCTTCCAGTTGCGAGCCATGGGACGTAATCGGCGTGCTGCCACATTCTTTGGCATTCCCATCGCCCGGCTGACGGTCACAATTCTGGCGCTGTCGGGCGCACTTGCCGGAATCGGTGGGGCAGTGCAGGTGTCGGCGATCACTCATCGTCTCTACGAGAAGATGTCACCGGGGTGGGGCTTCGAGGCGATCGCGGTGGCGCTGATCGCGCGGCTCAATCCGATAGGGATCGTCGCTTCCGCGCTTCTGTTCGGTGCGCTCGACAATGGATCGCAAGCGATGCAGCGGGCGCAGGGGGTTTCTGCGGAACTGGTGCAAGTCATCCAGGCGCTGGTCATCATGATCCTCCTGGCATTCGACACCCCCGTGCTTGCCCAGTTGTGGAGCGCGCTGGGTCGAAGCAAGGTCGCGGCGGCGGGCGCAGTCTCTGAGGTACCGAATGCTTGA
- a CDS encoding ATP-binding cassette domain-containing protein, translating into MLAARNITKRFGATLALDRVDFEGHPGEIHALIGENGAGKTTLMNIIAGRLRPDGGDALLDGVALQAGSARAALSSGIAAVNQSPMLFERMTWEENLAFGGFASDRFELAAIASEARMLAQGLGFAVPPARTTIEERSMAERVRLEVLRALSFKPRVLMLDEPTGVLGPSELTAFLDLLRRLRAEGRIIVLITHKLAEALAVADRITVLRGGRVVARTSATQTNASELARAMIGDLPPKLAVAPMSVGNTIALAIRNVTLHRDGHRVLDQVSLALRAGEIAGLAGVDGNGQSELVEVLAGVLRPDSGEVRGTDLDRAVLTVIPENRDLVGLILDMTLWENLVLSQPLRDQATHRGWLDRARARDLCAELLRRFQIRAPGPETLAAALSGGNRQRLAVARALASGPKVIVAHNICRGLDLAGAAEVHQTLANFAAAGGAVLLISSDLDELLETCGRLLVISAGRVRETDLSERSAEKLGMLIAGNWT; encoded by the coding sequence GTGCTTGCCGCCAGGAACATCACCAAACGGTTTGGGGCGACCCTTGCGCTCGATCGGGTCGACTTCGAGGGGCATCCCGGCGAGATTCACGCTCTGATCGGCGAGAACGGAGCTGGCAAGACGACCCTGATGAACATCATCGCGGGACGACTGCGGCCGGACGGCGGAGACGCGTTGCTCGATGGGGTCGCGCTCCAAGCGGGTTCTGCGCGGGCAGCCTTGAGCTCCGGGATCGCGGCGGTAAATCAAAGCCCGATGCTTTTTGAGCGGATGACGTGGGAGGAGAACCTGGCCTTTGGCGGCTTCGCCAGCGACCGTTTTGAGCTGGCTGCGATCGCATCGGAGGCCCGAATGCTTGCGCAGGGCCTTGGCTTCGCTGTGCCGCCAGCGCGCACCACGATCGAAGAGCGCTCGATGGCGGAGCGGGTGCGACTGGAGGTTCTGCGGGCACTCAGCTTCAAGCCGCGGGTCTTGATGCTCGACGAGCCTACCGGCGTCTTAGGCCCAAGCGAGCTGACTGCCTTTCTCGATCTGCTGCGACGCCTGCGGGCCGAGGGCAGAATCATCGTGCTGATAACGCATAAGCTCGCCGAAGCGTTGGCGGTTGCCGATCGAATTACCGTTCTGCGCGGGGGCCGCGTCGTCGCCCGCACCAGCGCGACCCAGACCAACGCGAGCGAGTTGGCACGCGCGATGATCGGCGACCTTCCACCCAAGCTCGCGGTCGCGCCCATGTCGGTCGGAAATACCATCGCGCTCGCCATCCGTAATGTCACCCTGCACCGCGACGGACATCGAGTTCTCGATCAGGTCTCACTGGCGTTGCGGGCAGGCGAGATCGCGGGGCTGGCGGGAGTGGACGGCAACGGGCAATCCGAACTGGTCGAGGTGTTGGCGGGTGTGCTCCGTCCCGACTCGGGCGAGGTTCGCGGGACCGACTTGGACCGCGCCGTGCTCACCGTCATTCCCGAAAATCGCGACTTGGTCGGCCTGATTCTCGACATGACCCTGTGGGAGAATCTGGTCCTCTCACAGCCGCTGCGCGACCAGGCTACCCATCGCGGATGGCTCGATCGAGCCCGCGCCAGAGACCTGTGCGCCGAACTTCTGCGTCGTTTTCAGATCCGGGCGCCCGGACCCGAGACCCTTGCAGCCGCCCTCTCGGGAGGAAACCGCCAGCGCCTTGCGGTCGCGCGTGCACTCGCGTCCGGTCCCAAGGTCATCGTGGCGCACAACATCTGTCGGGGCCTCGACTTGGCGGGTGCCGCGGAAGTCCACCAGACTCTGGCCAATTTCGCCGCCGCCGGCGGTGCGGTGCTGCTGATCTCGAGCGATTTGGATGAACTCCTTGAAACTTGCGGGCGCCTGCTGGTGATCAGCGCCGGGCGGGTGCGCGAAACCGATCTAAGCGAGCGCAGCGCGGAAAAGCTCGGCATGCTCATCGCGGGAAACTGGACCTGA
- a CDS encoding CCA tRNA nucleotidyltransferase, whose protein sequence is MDSNRAEKERKALAIARRLREKGFAAFFAGGCVRDRILGVPPKDYDIATDARPEVVQSLFDSTVAIGAAFGVIMVVVDGDPFEVTTFRADAPYIDGRRPSAIRFGSLEEDALRRDFTIGGMYYEPSEDRFIDLVGGMRDLRAGIVRAIGNPYDRFAEDHLRILRAARFAARLDFAIDPATWAAMKRAAPMIKMIAAERVGEEMVMLMTEGGAARGIDIMRECGLLGALVPEVLEMVGCTQPENFHPEGDVYRHTRLALSMLPPGCAETVAFGILLHDIAKPQCRAVAPDGKVTFYGHTDRGAEVAVAIMARLRRSRFVQERVAYLVRNHLRLCMAPRMRPSTLKRMLAEDGFAELMQVAFLDAFASSSYLGFWHFCRRAMNSMTPAEIRPARLMGGNDLIGLGFEPGPRFKAILKEVEDLQLDGTLVNREQAVEYVLNHYAPSGNSPHAA, encoded by the coding sequence ATGGATTCGAATCGGGCGGAAAAGGAGCGCAAGGCGCTCGCGATTGCTCGTCGCCTGCGCGAAAAAGGCTTCGCGGCTTTTTTTGCCGGTGGATGTGTGCGCGATCGAATCCTGGGCGTGCCCCCCAAGGATTACGATATCGCGACCGATGCTCGCCCCGAGGTAGTCCAGTCGCTGTTCGATAGTACCGTGGCGATTGGGGCGGCATTCGGGGTCATCATGGTGGTTGTCGATGGTGACCCCTTCGAGGTAACGACGTTTCGCGCCGATGCCCCTTATATCGACGGGCGGCGGCCCTCCGCGATCCGCTTTGGCAGCCTGGAAGAGGATGCTCTTCGCCGCGACTTCACGATCGGCGGAATGTACTACGAGCCGAGCGAAGACCGATTCATCGATCTCGTCGGAGGCATGCGCGATCTGCGCGCCGGAATCGTCCGCGCGATTGGAAATCCTTACGACCGCTTCGCGGAGGATCACCTGCGGATTCTTCGTGCCGCGCGCTTTGCGGCGCGCTTGGACTTTGCGATCGATCCCGCGACCTGGGCGGCGATGAAGCGCGCGGCTCCGATGATCAAAATGATCGCCGCCGAACGAGTGGGAGAGGAAATGGTCATGCTGATGACCGAGGGCGGAGCCGCGCGCGGAATCGACATCATGCGCGAGTGCGGGTTGCTCGGGGCGCTGGTTCCGGAGGTGCTTGAGATGGTGGGATGCACCCAGCCGGAGAACTTTCATCCCGAGGGCGATGTCTACCGCCATACGCGGCTTGCCCTCTCGATGCTGCCGCCCGGGTGCGCCGAAACGGTCGCGTTCGGAATTCTGCTGCATGATATCGCCAAGCCTCAGTGTCGCGCGGTCGCGCCAGATGGCAAGGTCACCTTCTACGGACACACCGACCGGGGTGCTGAAGTCGCGGTCGCGATCATGGCGCGGCTCAGGCGCTCGCGCTTCGTTCAGGAGCGGGTCGCCTATCTGGTGCGCAACCATCTGCGCCTCTGCATGGCGCCGCGAATGCGTCCCTCTACGCTCAAGCGCATGCTGGCAGAAGATGGTTTCGCGGAACTGATGCAGGTGGCTTTTCTCGATGCCTTCGCATCCTCGTCGTACCTGGGCTTCTGGCATTTCTGCCGACGGGCAATGAACAGCATGACGCCCGCGGAGATTCGACCGGCACGGCTCATGGGCGGCAATGACCTCATAGGACTCGGCTTCGAGCCCGGCCCGCGCTTCAAAGCGATCCTGAAAGAAGTCGAGGATCTGCAGCTCGATGGCACGCTTGTGAACCGCGAGCAGGCGGTGGAGTACGTGTTGAACCACTACGCTCCTTCGGGCAACTCTCCTCACGCCGCCTGA
- a CDS encoding SDR family NAD(P)-dependent oxidoreductase — translation MKYAIVTGGARGLGLGIVTALLDEKVVDEVAVVDRELAPPPAAIAGHVHGFQADVTDERSVHEAVEATAKRLGAHPDVLCNNAGGGERAWFESGRQNSWDAVETWRKYVDLNLNSVYIVCREVVPRMRAGGAICNTSSIAGILPSPFLAAYAAAKAGVISYTKTLALQLGPSGIRVNAVAPGLIYTRVWENLGAAMGGGDSKARVTFDAVVHQMVPLRREQTTEDIGRTASWLCSERAKNVTGQIVSVDGGITLGRPPSE, via the coding sequence ATGAAATACGCTATCGTAACCGGAGGGGCACGCGGACTCGGACTGGGGATCGTAACCGCACTCCTCGATGAAAAGGTCGTCGATGAGGTTGCGGTCGTCGACCGCGAGCTGGCTCCCCCTCCTGCGGCCATCGCCGGACACGTCCATGGTTTCCAGGCCGACGTCACCGATGAGAGGTCGGTGCATGAGGCAGTCGAAGCGACCGCCAAACGCTTGGGTGCTCATCCCGACGTGCTGTGCAACAACGCCGGCGGCGGCGAACGCGCCTGGTTTGAGAGCGGGCGCCAAAACTCCTGGGATGCGGTCGAGACCTGGAGAAAGTACGTCGACCTCAATTTGAACTCGGTCTATATCGTATGCCGCGAGGTGGTGCCGCGGATGCGCGCGGGCGGCGCGATCTGCAATACCTCCTCGATTGCCGGCATTCTTCCAAGCCCCTTCCTTGCCGCATATGCCGCGGCGAAAGCCGGGGTGATCTCGTATACGAAGACACTGGCGCTGCAGCTCGGTCCGTCCGGCATTCGCGTAAATGCAGTGGCCCCGGGGCTCATATACACGCGCGTCTGGGAAAATCTGGGTGCCGCGATGGGCGGCGGCGATTCCAAGGCGCGCGTCACCTTCGATGCGGTAGTGCACCAGATGGTTCCGCTGCGGCGCGAGCAGACCACGGAAGACATCGGCAGGACCGCATCATGGTTGTGCTCCGAGCGCGCCAAGAACGTGACCGGGCAGATTGTCTCGGTCGACGGCGGTATCACGCTGGGCCGCCCCCCGAGCGAGTAA